A window of the Chaetodon trifascialis isolate fChaTrf1 chromosome 9, fChaTrf1.hap1, whole genome shotgun sequence genome harbors these coding sequences:
- the fzd4 gene encoding frizzled-4 has product MPGMVVSLSGAALLVLSGLVCPLCVVQAFGDEVEEMTCDPIRISMCQGLGYNVTKMPNLVGNVLQSDAELQLTTFTPLIQYGCSSQLKFFLCSVYVPMCTDKVPIPIGPCGSMCLSVKRKCLPVLHEFGFIWPEVLNCSLFPPQNDHNHMCMEGPGDEDPPYQPVRHPHHQEECQALGSAPDQYTWLKQTESCTLQCGYDSGLYRRGAKVFTDAWMAVWAVLCFLSTTLTVLTFLLDSQRFSYPERPIIFLSMCCNLYSVAYLVRLTLGRERVSCDLDAAAVPILVQEGLKSTGCAIVFLLLYFFGMASSLWWVILTLTWFLAAGLKWGHEAIEMHSSYFHIAAWAIPAVKTIVILIMRLVDADDLTGLCYVGNQQQEALTGFVVAPLATYLLIGTLFICAGLVALFKIRSNLQKDGAKTDKLERLMVKIGVFSVLYTVPASTVIGCYLYQLSHWGEFRASPRDSYVASEMLRIFMSLLVGITSGMWIWSAKTLHTWQRCSARLLRDSRASRGVKRAPGEGWIKPGKGNETVV; this is encoded by the exons ATGCCCGGGATGGTGGTGTCGCTCAGCGGGGCAGCCCTGCTCGTCTTGTCCGGGCTGGTCTGTCCGCTCTGCGTGGTGCAGGCGTTCGGCGACGAGGTGGAGGAAATGACCTGCGACCCGATTCGGATCAGCATGTGCCAGGGTCTCGGTTACAACGTCACCAAGATGCCCAATCTGGTCGGCAACGTGCTGCAGTCGGACGCCGAGCTGCAGCTGACCACGTTCACGCCGCTCATACAGTACGGCTGCTCCAGTCAACTCAAG TTCTTCCTGTGCTCAGTCTATGTGCCAATGTGCACAGACAAGGTTCCCATCCCCATCGGTCCATGCGGTAGCATGTGTCTCTCCGTCAAGAGAAAATGCCTCCCAGTGCTCCATGAGTTTGGCTTCATATGGCCTGAG GTGCTCAACTGCAGCCTCTTCCCACCTCAAAACGACCACAACCACATGTGTATGGAGGGCCCGGGGGACGAGGACCCGCCGTACCAGCCCGTCCGCCATCCGCACCACCAGGAGGAGTGTCAGGCACTGGGATCCGCACCTGACCAGTACACCTGGTTAAAACAGACCGAGAGCTGCACTCTCCAGTGCGGCTATGACAGCGGGCTCTACCGGCGAGGGGCCAAAGTCTTCACGGACGCGTGGATGGCGGTGTGGGCCGTGCTGTGCTTCCTGTCCACCACGCTGACGGTCCTGACCTTTCTGTTAGATTCGCAGCGCTTCTCCTACCCGGAAAGGCCCATCATCTTCCTGTCTATGTGCTGTAATCTGTACAGCGTCGCCTACCTG GTGCGGTTGACTCTTGGGAGGGAGCGCGTTTCCTGCGACCTGGATGCAGCAGCAGTACCAATTCTAGTGCAAGAAGGGCTGAAGAGCACCGGCTGTGCCATAGTCTTCCTCCTGCTCTACTTCTTTGGCATGGCCTCCTCACTGTG GTGGGTGATCCTGACCCTCACTTGGTTCTTGGCTGCTGGACTGAAGTGGGGCCACGAGGCTATTGAAATGCACAGCTCCTACTTCCACATAGCAGCCTGGGCTATCCCAGCCGTCAAAACCATTGTCATCCTCATAATGAGACTGGTGGATGCGGACGACCTGACGGGGCTTTGCTATGTGGgcaaccagcagcaggaggccCTCACAGGCTTTGTGGTGGCCCCACTGGCCACGTACCTTTTAATAG GCACTCTGTTCATCTGCGCTGGCCTCGTGGCTCTGTTCAAGATCCGCTCCAATCTGCAGAAGGACGGCGCCAAAACAGACAAGCTGGAGCGCTTAATGGTGAAGATCGgagtgttttctgttctctACACTGTCCCGGCGTCCACGGTCATCGGCTGCTACCTCTACCAGCTCTCCCACTGGGGGGAGTTCAGGGCCAGCCCGCGGGACTCATACGTGGCGTCAGAGATGCTTCGAATCTTCATGTCACTGCTCGTGGGCATCACGTCAGGCATGTGGATCTGGTCAGCAAAAACCCTCCACACCTGGCAGCGCTGCTCCGCCCGCCTGCTCAGGGATAGCAGGGCGAGCCGGGGGGTCAAGAGGGCACCAGGCGAGGGCTGGATCAAACCGGGGAAAGGCAACGAGACAGTGGTGTGA